A stretch of the Clostridium botulinum genome encodes the following:
- a CDS encoding carbohydrate ABC transporter permease: MKESIVKKVTWNVFASCIAIIFLSPLYIAFTNSFKTQKGLFLNVLGLPGNGTFTFDNYIQAFEDLNFFHSFMNSFLITTISTVLIVVFSSMAAWMLVRSKTKLSKFLFFLFAAAMLIPFQSVMLPLINIMGKLNLLNPVGLVFMYLGFGSSLSIIMYHGFIKNIPLELEEAAIIDGCNKFQVFWIIVFPLLKPITVTVSILNAMWIWNDFLLPQLVINKPEWQTLPLKMFYFFGEYSKKWNLALAGLVLAMIPIIIFYFFAQKHIVKGVTQGSIK, translated from the coding sequence ATGAAAGAAAGTATTGTAAAAAAGGTTACATGGAATGTTTTTGCCAGTTGTATAGCAATTATATTTTTATCACCTTTGTATATAGCATTTACTAATTCATTTAAAACACAAAAAGGATTGTTCCTTAATGTTTTAGGGCTTCCGGGTAATGGAACATTCACTTTTGATAATTATATTCAGGCATTTGAGGATTTGAACTTTTTTCATTCATTTATGAATTCATTTTTAATTACAACTATAAGTACTGTTTTAATCGTTGTGTTCTCTTCAATGGCAGCTTGGATGCTTGTTAGATCAAAAACTAAGTTAAGCAAGTTCTTATTTTTCTTATTTGCAGCAGCAATGCTTATACCATTTCAGTCTGTTATGTTACCTCTTATAAATATAATGGGCAAGTTAAACTTATTAAATCCAGTAGGATTAGTATTTATGTATTTAGGATTTGGATCAAGTTTATCAATAATAATGTACCATGGTTTTATTAAAAATATACCTTTAGAGTTAGAAGAAGCAGCAATAATTGATGGTTGCAATAAGTTTCAAGTGTTTTGGATTATAGTATTTCCTCTTTTAAAACCAATAACAGTAACAGTAAGTATATTAAATGCTATGTGGATATGGAATGACTTTTTATTACCACAACTTGTTATAAACAAACCTGAGTGGCAAACACTTCCTCTTAAGATGTTTTATTTCTTCGGGGAATATTCAAAGAAGTGGAATTTAGCTTTAGCAGGACTTGTTTTAGCGATGATACCAATTATTATATTCTATTTCTTTGCTCAAAAACACATAGTAAAGGGAGTTACACAAGGATCTATAAAATAG
- a CDS encoding ABC transporter ATP-binding protein, producing the protein MAKVVLKDVEKVYPNGFKAVHGINLEINDGEFMVFVGPSGCAKSTTLRMIAGLEEISSGTISIGDRVVNDIAPKNREIAMVFQNYALYPHMSVYDNMAFSLKIRKISKDIIDKKVREAAKNLDLEEVLKRKPKELSGGQRQRVAVGRAIVRDPKVFLFDEPLSNLDAKLRVHMRVQLSKLHKELKTTMIYVTHDQVEAMTMGDRICVMNFGKIMQVDTPLNLYNHPVNKFVAEFIGSPSMNVIEGHLVKKDNITLLKVGSTELRLPENKANKVKDYIGKKVWFGIRPEDINLKENDNNDMVPGVVDFVENMGNESFTYFELGGKQFISNIQSSKIIDMKTGDKIKFMFNMDNCHIFDIDSEENITL; encoded by the coding sequence ATGGCTAAGGTAGTTTTAAAAGACGTTGAAAAAGTTTATCCAAATGGATTTAAGGCTGTTCATGGAATTAATTTAGAGATCAATGATGGTGAATTTATGGTTTTTGTAGGACCATCAGGATGTGCAAAATCAACAACTCTAAGAATGATAGCTGGACTTGAGGAAATATCATCAGGGACTATTTCTATTGGAGATAGAGTTGTAAATGATATTGCACCTAAAAATCGTGAAATTGCCATGGTTTTTCAAAATTATGCGCTATATCCTCATATGAGTGTTTATGATAATATGGCTTTTTCATTAAAAATAAGAAAAATATCTAAAGATATTATAGATAAGAAGGTTAGAGAAGCTGCTAAAAATTTAGATTTAGAGGAAGTTTTAAAAAGAAAACCTAAAGAGCTATCCGGGGGACAAAGACAAAGAGTTGCAGTTGGTAGAGCTATTGTAAGGGATCCTAAAGTTTTTTTATTTGATGAGCCATTATCAAATCTAGATGCTAAATTAAGAGTGCATATGAGAGTGCAACTTTCAAAACTCCATAAGGAATTAAAAACTACAATGATATATGTAACACATGACCAAGTAGAAGCTATGACAATGGGAGATAGAATATGTGTAATGAATTTTGGAAAGATAATGCAAGTTGATACTCCGTTAAATTTGTACAATCATCCTGTTAATAAATTTGTTGCTGAATTTATTGGGTCACCTTCAATGAATGTAATAGAAGGGCATCTAGTAAAGAAAGATAATATAACTTTATTAAAAGTGGGAAGTACTGAATTAAGGTTACCAGAAAACAAGGCAAATAAAGTTAAAGATTATATTGGTAAGAAGGTTTGGTTTGGGATACGACCTGAAGATATCAACCTTAAAGAAAACGATAACAATGATATGGTTCCTGGGGTTGTTGATTTTGTTGAGAATATGGGAAATGAATCTTTTACCTATTTTGAACTAGGCGGAAAGCAATTTATTTCTAATATACAATCATCTAAAATTATTGACATGAAAACTGGAGATAAAATAAAGTTTATGTTTAATATGGACAATTGTCATATCTTTGATATTGATAGTGAAGAGAATATAACTTTATAA
- a CDS encoding ABC transporter substrate-binding protein — protein sequence MRNVKRIVAFAVTSMMMMSTLVLGGCSSKSQGANSGKKDAVTLNVFQFKVEIAKELEEAAKKYSEKHPEVKINISTVGGGDDYGAALRAKIQSGEEPAIFNIGGPQDVKDWRSRLVDLSGESWVKQSLNGVLDGVTEDKKIYGMPFDVEAYGLVYNKAIFKDAGIDATTIKDYATLEAAVKKLDSEIKSGKLKKKYPQLEAVFEMPAKETWITGLHSSSVALSQEFKSSLDAFKADKVAFKHGDGLKSLIDLEANYSPNAKSKGKLNAVDYATQVGQGIAIERVAIVQQGNWIFNDVNKTDKDVAKNLDMLPIAIKGGKGDSVAVGVPMYWGVNNKVSKEQQSAAKDFLNWLYTSEEGKNIVVNKFFFIPPFKGYEKYPAKDSLGLAVGRYIKENKTLPWVFMGYPTDWGMGVVGKDIQKYLAGEITWDQVIKDSQTQWTTMRNKK from the coding sequence ATGAGGAATGTTAAAAGAATTGTTGCATTTGCTGTTACATCAATGATGATGATGTCAACTTTAGTATTAGGTGGATGTTCATCTAAATCACAAGGAGCTAATTCAGGAAAGAAAGATGCTGTAACATTAAATGTATTTCAATTTAAAGTTGAAATTGCAAAGGAACTAGAAGAAGCTGCAAAGAAATATTCCGAAAAACATCCAGAGGTAAAAATAAACATAAGTACTGTTGGTGGTGGAGACGATTATGGTGCAGCTCTTAGAGCGAAGATTCAATCTGGAGAAGAACCTGCAATATTTAATATAGGTGGTCCACAGGATGTTAAAGATTGGAGGAGCAGATTGGTTGATTTATCAGGAGAATCTTGGGTAAAGCAATCTCTTAATGGAGTTCTAGATGGAGTTACTGAAGACAAGAAAATCTATGGTATGCCATTTGACGTTGAAGCTTATGGATTAGTGTATAATAAGGCTATTTTTAAGGATGCTGGTATAGATGCTACAACTATTAAAGATTACGCAACTCTAGAAGCTGCAGTAAAGAAATTAGATAGTGAAATAAAATCAGGAAAGTTAAAAAAGAAATATCCTCAATTAGAAGCAGTATTTGAAATGCCTGCAAAAGAAACTTGGATAACAGGATTACATTCATCAAGTGTTGCTTTAAGCCAAGAATTTAAAAGTTCATTAGATGCTTTTAAAGCAGATAAAGTTGCTTTTAAACATGGTGATGGTTTAAAAAGTTTAATTGATTTAGAGGCTAATTATTCACCAAATGCAAAATCAAAAGGAAAGTTAAATGCAGTAGATTATGCAACTCAAGTAGGCCAAGGTATTGCTATTGAACGTGTTGCTATTGTTCAACAAGGAAATTGGATTTTCAATGATGTTAATAAAACAGACAAAGATGTAGCTAAGAATTTAGATATGTTACCAATAGCGATAAAAGGTGGCAAGGGAGATTCCGTTGCAGTAGGTGTGCCTATGTATTGGGGAGTTAATAATAAAGTTTCAAAGGAACAACAATCAGCGGCAAAAGATTTCTTAAATTGGTTATACACTTCAGAGGAAGGTAAGAATATAGTAGTTAATAAATTCTTCTTTATACCTCCATTTAAAGGATATGAAAAATATCCAGCTAAAGATTCTCTTGGATTAGCTGTAGGAAGATATATAAAAGAAAATAAAACACTACCATGGGTATTCATGGGATACCCAACAGATTGGGGTATGGGTGTTGTAGGAAAGGATATTCAAAAATATTTAGCTGGAGAAATTACTTGGGATCAAGTAATTAAGGATTCGCAAACTCAATGGACAACTATGAGAAATAAGAAATAA
- a CDS encoding carbohydrate ABC transporter permease — MKKSKLWFSFFVAPILISFLIVVIIPAITGIYYSFTDWNGIDNNAPFIGLQNYKQIFNLESGFLQSFIFTLKFSVVSVIMINLIGFGLALLVTREMKISNILRSVFFMPNMVGGLILGFIWQFIFTKVFNTIGVKLGWSFFTGWLSTTQTGFWALVILMSWQMSGYMMVVYIAALQGIPDNLKEAAEIDGANPFQRLINVTIPLVAPAFTVGIFLTLSNCFKLFDQNLALTGGGPYNSTQMLALNIYNSAFARNEFGISQAKAVIFLITVAVITLTQLNFSKKKEVEM, encoded by the coding sequence ATGAAAAAATCAAAGTTATGGTTTAGTTTTTTTGTGGCACCTATATTGATTTCATTTTTAATTGTAGTAATTATACCGGCTATAACAGGAATATATTATTCATTTACAGATTGGAACGGAATAGATAATAATGCGCCATTTATTGGACTTCAAAATTATAAACAGATATTTAATTTAGAAAGTGGATTTTTACAATCATTTATATTTACTTTAAAATTCTCAGTAGTGTCAGTTATTATGATAAATTTAATCGGTTTTGGATTAGCACTATTAGTAACTAGAGAAATGAAAATAAGCAATATATTAAGAAGTGTATTTTTTATGCCTAACATGGTAGGGGGGCTTATATTAGGATTCATTTGGCAATTTATATTTACTAAAGTTTTTAATACCATAGGAGTTAAGCTAGGATGGTCGTTTTTTACTGGTTGGCTATCAACGACTCAAACAGGATTTTGGGCATTAGTAATATTAATGTCTTGGCAAATGTCAGGGTATATGATGGTTGTTTATATAGCAGCACTTCAAGGAATTCCAGATAATTTAAAAGAAGCTGCTGAAATTGATGGAGCAAACCCATTCCAAAGACTTATAAATGTAACAATACCATTGGTTGCACCAGCATTTACAGTTGGAATATTTTTAACTTTATCTAATTGTTTTAAGTTATTTGACCAGAATTTAGCACTTACAGGTGGAGGACCATATAACTCAACACAAATGTTAGCACTTAATATATATAATTCAGCTTTTGCAAGAAATGAATTTGGAATATCACAGGCAAAGGCAGTGATATTTTTAATAACTGTTGCAGTAATAACATTAACTCAATTGAACTTTAGTAAGAAAAAGGAGGTAGAAATGTAA
- a CDS encoding LacI family DNA-binding transcriptional regulator, protein MANLTIKDISRIAGVGVSTISRVLNNHPDVKDKTRKKVLEVIEEVNYIPNNSARNLKRNTSKSIGVLVKGINNPFFSKMIKSIEEKIDDKKYSMILHYNESSTDDFDAAIELIKEKKLKGLICLGGNFDNLDKKQMDNLSVPIVIASSNITSDANKNLFSSVVIENEKAAFDAVEYICKLGHKGIGIITTGEEDRSVGRLRFQGYKNAIFENGIKFDENLVEIGEYTFESGYEAMSRLLDKDLKITAVFVTTDIMAIGAAKAILSRGLKIPEDISIVGFDGIDYSKYFHPSLTTVEQPVENMAEKSIEILLNLINDKKINQHIVFKTKLLKRESCRKYIGG, encoded by the coding sequence ATGGCTAATTTGACGATAAAAGATATATCTCGAATAGCTGGAGTTGGTGTTAGTACAATTTCAAGAGTTCTAAACAATCATCCTGATGTTAAGGATAAGACAAGAAAAAAAGTATTAGAGGTGATAGAAGAAGTAAATTATATACCTAATAACAGTGCAAGAAATCTCAAAAGAAATACATCAAAAAGTATAGGGGTATTAGTTAAAGGTATAAATAATCCATTTTTTTCAAAGATGATAAAGTCTATAGAAGAAAAGATAGATGATAAAAAATATTCTATGATTCTTCATTATAATGAAAGCAGTACGGATGATTTTGATGCTGCAATAGAACTTATAAAAGAAAAGAAACTAAAAGGACTAATATGTCTTGGAGGAAATTTTGATAATCTAGACAAAAAACAAATGGATAATTTAAGTGTTCCAATAGTTATTGCATCTAGTAATATAACAAGTGATGCTAATAAAAATCTCTTTTCAAGTGTAGTAATAGAAAATGAAAAAGCTGCTTTTGATGCAGTTGAATACATATGCAAACTAGGGCATAAGGGTATAGGAATTATAACTACTGGAGAAGAGGATAGAAGTGTTGGAAGACTTAGATTTCAAGGATATAAGAATGCCATTTTTGAAAATGGAATAAAGTTTGATGAGAATCTTGTAGAGATAGGTGAGTATACCTTTGAATCAGGCTATGAAGCTATGAGTAGGCTACTTGATAAGGATTTAAAAATAACTGCTGTATTTGTAACAACAGATATTATGGCAATTGGTGCTGCAAAAGCAATTTTAAGTAGGGGATTAAAAATACCTGAAGATATATCAATAGTTGGATTTGATGGCATAGATTATTCAAAATATTTTCATCCTTCATTAACAACTGTAGAGCAACCAGTTGAGAATATGGCAGAAAAAAGTATAGAAATTTTGCTTAATTTAATAAATGATAAAAAAATTAATCAGCATATAGTTTTTAAAACTAAATTGTTAAAAAGAGAGTCTTGCAGAAAATATATAGGGGGGTAA
- a CDS encoding zinc ribbon domain-containing protein YjdM: protein MSNLPNCPKCNSEYTYEDGNMFVCPECAYEWNLESQNESNEDENVVKDSNGNILKDGDSVTIIKDLKIKGYSNALKKGTKVKNIRLVDGDHNIDCKIDGFGAMLLKSEFVKKA from the coding sequence ATGAGTAATTTACCAAATTGTCCAAAATGCAATTCAGAATATACTTATGAAGATGGAAACATGTTCGTTTGTCCAGAATGTGCTTATGAATGGAATTTAGAATCTCAAAATGAAAGCAATGAAGACGAAAATGTTGTTAAGGATTCAAATGGAAATATCTTAAAAGATGGAGATTCTGTAACAATAATTAAAGATCTTAAAATAAAAGGATACTCAAATGCATTAAAGAAGGGTACAAAAGTAAAAAATATACGTTTGGTTGATGGAGATCATAATATTGACTGTAAGATAGATGGTTTTGGAGCTATGTTATTAAAATCTGAATTTGTTAAAAAAGCATAA